The Arachis duranensis cultivar V14167 chromosome 2, aradu.V14167.gnm2.J7QH, whole genome shotgun sequence genome has a window encoding:
- the LOC107474337 gene encoding uncharacterized protein LOC107474337 isoform X1, which produces MMGRQETPPLLPPGTATEAYVIWSLSRVTAARTTTVAAAGIVNRGRRYWFCHSHSQRRNQLHHRTFGAEKHHYHGRVPLPIRFFKSGFCPFEIPGRLLILRSCTAAIIRDSGRCCHLKIIDRAAAGSTWNYGCFACYYSLSSDDCASHKCCGGCCAILFISDMDAEVTKSLSSCCRDILYCFCCCLLFHCLYLYTFCKRDRNCIG; this is translated from the exons ATGATGGGTCGCCAAGAAACACCCCCGCTGCTGCCGCCGGGAACTGCTACTGAAGCCTATGTCATTTGGAGTTTATCGCGAGTTACTGCCGCCAGAACCACCACTGTAGCTGCCGCTGGGATTGTGAACAGAGGGAGGAGATACTGGTTCTGTCACAGCCATTCCCAGAGGAGAAATCAGCTGCACCACCGCACCTTTGGCGCTGAGAAACACCACTACCACGGCCGAGTTCCACTGCCGATAAGATTTTTTAAGTCTGGTTTCTGTCCTTTTGAAATTCCGGGAAGATTGTTGATACTACGTAGTTGTACAGCTGCTATTATCAGAGATTCGGGCCGCTGCTGTCACTTGAAAATTATTGACAGAGCTGCTGCTGGGTCGACTTGGAATTACGGCTGCTTCGCTTGTTATTACA GTTTGAGTTCTGATGATTGCGCGTCGCATAAGTGTTGCGGAGGCTGCTGTGCCATTCTTTTTATTTCA GATATGGAcgcagaagtcacgaagagtttatcTAGTTGTTGTCGTGATATTTTGTATTGCTTTTGTTGTTGCTTATTGTTCCATTGCCTATATCTTTATacattttgtaagagggataggaattgtattggttAA
- the LOC107474337 gene encoding uncharacterized protein LOC107474337 isoform X2, which produces MMGRQETPPLLPPGTATEAYVIWSLSRVTAARTTTVAAAGIVNRGRRYWFCHSHSQRRNQLHHRTFGAEKHHYHGRVPLPIRFFKSGFCPFEIPGRLLILRSCTAAIIRDSGRCCHLKIIDRAAAGSTWNYGCFACYYSLSSDDCASHKCCGGCCAILFISEVVTELICGIEAVSTIEKK; this is translated from the exons ATGATGGGTCGCCAAGAAACACCCCCGCTGCTGCCGCCGGGAACTGCTACTGAAGCCTATGTCATTTGGAGTTTATCGCGAGTTACTGCCGCCAGAACCACCACTGTAGCTGCCGCTGGGATTGTGAACAGAGGGAGGAGATACTGGTTCTGTCACAGCCATTCCCAGAGGAGAAATCAGCTGCACCACCGCACCTTTGGCGCTGAGAAACACCACTACCACGGCCGAGTTCCACTGCCGATAAGATTTTTTAAGTCTGGTTTCTGTCCTTTTGAAATTCCGGGAAGATTGTTGATACTACGTAGTTGTACAGCTGCTATTATCAGAGATTCGGGCCGCTGCTGTCACTTGAAAATTATTGACAGAGCTGCTGCTGGGTCGACTTGGAATTACGGCTGCTTCGCTTGTTATTACA GTTTGAGTTCTGATGATTGCGCGTCGCATAAGTGTTGCGGAGGCTGCTGTGCCATTCTTTTTATTTCA GAAGTAGTAACCGAGCTTATATGTGGCATTGAGGCTGTTTCTACTATTGAGAAAAAATAA